From a single Primulina huaijiensis isolate GDHJ02 unplaced genomic scaffold, ASM1229523v2 scaffold32373_ERROPOS134592+, whole genome shotgun sequence genomic region:
- the LOC140968056 gene encoding uncharacterized protein, giving the protein MGRDNFGYISRKEVEMVAEPWILKIGNQVSSNLKHALYIENLAKSPNKKQGPQEREIIGILSFEVANVMSKIIHLHKSLTDNEISKLKNEILKSEGIKTLVSSHEKLLLELVLLEKLDDLSRVASVVSRLGMKCTIPALQGFEHEYGDISSGVVDTKELGSLVKDMESMVRKMERYVNTAVSLYSEMEVLNELEVATKKFEQNQHEESRKAFEQKLTWQKQDVKHLKDVSLWNQTYNKVVELLARTVCTVYARIHAIFGDGLLKSDASNVLVSRSQVGLSRTLWPVTKDSGERSDHSDILREVQRDASLIRSTSTKCNGYNLARPVVEERLERRRPASFRPNMGSQKGERSVFGYEDFHLPCGMSPGRMFMECLSLSSSASKVDDDDAIYDDKNSQISGCFSVASGVGSEHPNFSGCFVHCINGDPSSRNLRKFKGNLVNSKRLGLRSKLLLYAPPSTVGGSALALHYADVIIVIEKLRYPHLVGEEARDDLYKMLPTSLRKTLKTKLKSYVKHLSIYDASLAHDWRDRLDSMLKWLAPLIHSMIRWQSDRNFEQHQIVTRTNVLLLQTLYFADREKTEAAICELLFGLNCMCPNY; this is encoded by the coding sequence ATGGGACGTGATaattttggatatatttctcgAAAGGAGGTGGAAATGGTAGCGGAGCCTTGGATATTAAAAATTGGTAATCAGGTGAGTAGTAATTTGAAGCATgctttatatattgaaaatttagCGAAATCACCGAACAAAAAACAAGGGCCGCAAGAGAGAGAAATTATAGGCATACTTTCTTTTGAAGTTGCTAATGTCATGTCTAAGATTATACATTTGCACAAATCTTTGACGGACAATGAGATTTCTAAGCTCAAGAATGAGATCTTGAAGTCTGAGGGCATTAAAACACTCGTGTCTAGTCATGAAAAACTGCTTCTTGAACTGGTCCTTCTTGAGAAACTTGATGATTTGAGTAGAGTTGCTAGTGTCGTGTCCAGGTTAGGGATGAAATGCACAATCCCAGCATTGCAGGGATTTGAGCATGAATATGGTGATATTAGTTCTGGGGTGGTTGACACCAAGGAGTTGGGGTCTTTGGTGAAAGATATGGAGAGTATGGTGAGAAAAATGGAGCGGTATGTGAATACTGCCGTGAGTTTGTATAGTGAAATGGAGGTTTTGAATGAGCTGGAGGTAGCCACCAAGAAGTTTGAGCAGAACCAGCATGAGGAGAGTAGGAAAGCTTTTGAACAGAAGTTGACATGGCAGAAACAAGATGTGAAGCATTTGAAGGATGTTTCACTTTGGAACCAGACATACAATAAGGTTGTGGAGCTGTTAGCAAGGACCGTATGTACAGTGTATGCACGGATTCATGCTATATTTGGCGATGGTCTTCTGAAGAGTGATGCTTCTAATGTGTTGGTTTCCAGATCACAAGTTGGTTTGAGCAGGACTTTGTGGCCTGTCACAAAAGATTCTGGGGAGAGGTCCGATCACTCGGATATACTTAGGGAAGTTCAAAGAGATGCTAGTTTGATAAGGTCCACTTCAACCAAGTGTAATGGTTATAATCTTGCAAGGCCTGTTGTAGAAGAGAGGTTGGAGAGGAGGAGGCCTGCAAGCTTTAGACCAAACATGGGATCGCAGAAAGGTGAAAGAAGTGTATTCGGTTACGAAGATTTCCACCTTCCATGTGGTATGAGTCCAGGTAGGATGTTCATGGAATGCTTAAGTTTGAGTAGTTCCGCTTCTAAAGTGGATGATGATGATGCCATTTATGATGATAAAAATAGCCAAATTTCAGGTTGTTTTAGTGTTGCAAGTGGTGTGGGAAGCGAGCATCCCAATTTTTCAGGCTGCTTTGTTCACTGCATCAATGGTGATCCTTCCAGCAGAAACCTGAGGAAGTTCAAAGGCAATTTGGTCAATAGTAAGAGGCTTGGGCTGAGGAGTAAGTTACTGTTGTATGCCCCTCCTAGCACCGTTGGAGGCTCTGCTTTAGCTTTGCATTATGCCGATGTTATAATTGTCATAGAGAAACTACGCTACCCACATTTGGTTGGTGAAGAAGCTAGAGATGATTTATATAAGATGCTCCCAACAAGCCTAAGAAAAACCTTGAAGACTAAATTGAAGTCTTATGTTAAACATTTGTCTATTTATGATGCATCTCTGGCACATGATTGGAGGGACAGACTTGATTCAATGCTTAAATGGCTTGCCCCGCTGATACATAGCATGATCAGGTGGCAGAGTGATCGCAATTTTGAACAACATCAAATTGTCACACGTACAAATGTTCTTTTGCTACAAACATTGTATTTTGCTGATCGTGAGAAGACAGAGGCAGCCATCTGCGAGTTACTTTTCGGTTTAAATTGTATGTGTCCAAATTATTAA